A window of Penaeus monodon isolate SGIC_2016 chromosome 40, NSTDA_Pmon_1, whole genome shotgun sequence contains these coding sequences:
- the LOC119597789 gene encoding pancreatic triacylglycerol lipase-like, translated as MNGSLIGVLAFLVVGVSSTALPAWRTTTGCVDLWNTKEDKEWCDPVLGCLYITGDWYHPNRPINVCPDSREHINTRFMLHTRNEPGETTDTFLTADKAVIDASTFDPAKPIKFITHGFIDTGNTEWLKRVARALITQGDYNVIRVNWGAGSLPMYYSATANTRVVGLEIAYLVNFFIDNYGVDPANVHLIGHSLGSHVSGYAGERISGLGRITGLDPAGPYFTETPSFIHLDATDAVFVDNIHTDADTIFVLGYGTEQEMGNVDFYPNSGHDQPGCDPVSIGIEIIDDIGEGGRDLAACSHDRSVELFEDSLGEPCPYLAHECIDYDSFEQGRCASCNEDNSACAFMGIHADQYTAKTRENVRMYFDTDSKAPYCYYHYQLVIDTAHPRNAEDWVQGHLNLWLYGDNGNVIEKVQITKEHERFDHGQPKYFLLTSHVDISRVIRVEAHWKYDDTLTNPGSYCFMLLCNRALYVRSVRISSMEYYPEESRLDHTRVVCDAGSDYLEIKSGHTAVMTSDDSCVFTIS; from the exons ATGAACGGGTCGCTTATCGGAGTTCTGGCCTTCCTTGTGGTTGGCGTGTCATCAACCGCTTTACCGGCTTGGAGGACCACCACTGGCTGCGTCGACCTCTGGAACACAA AGGAGGACAAGGAATGGTGTGACCCCGTGTTGGGATGCCTTTACATAACGGGAGATTGGTACCACCCCAACCGCCCGATCAACGTTTGCCCGGACTCTCGGGAGCACATCAACACAAGGTTCATGTTGCATACCAGGAATGAGCCTGGAGAGACAACG GACACCTTCCTGACCGCGGACAAAGCTGTCATCGACGCATCGACCTTCGATCCTGCCAAACCCATCAAGTTCATTACTCACGGCTTCATTGACACCGGTAATACTGAGTGGCTGAAG AGAGTGGCCAGGGCCCTGATAACCCAGGGAGACTACAACGTCATCCGCGTGAACTGGGGAGCAGGTTCCTTGCCCATGTACTACTCTGCCACAGCCAACACCCGGGTGGTCGGCCTTGAGATCGCTTACCTCGTCAACTTCTTCATCGACAATTACGGAGTCGATCCGGCGAATGTGCACCTGATTGGACACTCTCTAGGGTCCCACGTGTCCGGTTATGCTGGAGAGCGGATCAGCGGCCTCGGGCGCATCACCGGCCTGGACCCCGCCGGACCCTACTTCACGGAGACACCGAGCTTCATCCACCTGGACGCCACCGACGCCGTCTTCGTCGACAACATCCACACGGACGCCGACACCATCTTCGTTCTGGGCTACGGCACTGAGCAAGAGATGGGCAACGTCGACTTTTATCCGAATTCCGGCCATGACCAGCCGGGCTGCGATCCTGTCTCCATCGGCATCGAAATTATTGATGACATTGGGGAGGGCGGGCGAGACCTTGCAGCCTGTAGCCACGACCGCTCCGTGGAACTCTTTGAGGATTCCCTCGGAGAGCCGTGTCCTTACCTCGCGCACGAGTGCATCGATTATGATTCCTTCGAACAG GGTCGATGTGCTAGTTGCAATGAAGACAACTCTGCGTGCGCATTCATGGGCATCCACGCAGACCAATACACGGCCAAGACCCGAGAGAACGTGAGGATGTATTTTGATACCGATTCAAAAGCACCATACTGCT aCTACCATTACCAGTTGGTGATTGACACGGCTCACCCGAGGAACGCCGAGGACTGGGTCCAGGGCCACCTCAACTTGTGGCTTTACGGCGACAACGGCAATGTCATCGAAAAGGTTCAGATCACCAA GGAGCACGAGCGGTTCGACCACGGCCAGCCCAAGTACTTCCTGCTCACGAGTCACGTGGACATCTCACGCGTGATCCGGGTCGAGGCTCACTGGAAGTACGACGACACGCTCACGAACCCCGGCTCCTACTGCTTCATGCTGCTCTGCAACCGCGCCCTCTACGTGCGCTCCGTCAGGATTTCCTCCATGGAATACTACCCCGAGGA ATCGCGCCTGGACCACACCCGCGTCGTGTGTGACGCCGGCAGCGACTATCTCGAGATCAAGTCCGGACACACTGCAGTGATGACTTCGGACGATTCCTGCGTGTTCACCATTTCCTAA